A genomic region of Cyprinus carpio isolate SPL01 chromosome B11, ASM1834038v1, whole genome shotgun sequence contains the following coding sequences:
- the LOC109061210 gene encoding EGF domain-specific O-linked N-acetylglucosamine transferase-like isoform X2: MLLLVALCLVCTYKTISAADSGQDSSHTPQLDYSSLALPQQHIPFFLHNNKRLAKLCKEDPLCPFKDALLLKKACWGYEKSCSPEHRFSYPVCTSLDSGWANSIQAAQELFWKQADFGYVRERLSEMKTLCKPLTPGDSSLKCTSHMRFCRAINLYLDLRSPRRGHERYKEDFLEQGEIGGHCSLNSKALAAEGTHKSPLQSWFAELETYSELDFHPLNDGHCDVIIDRPTVFMKLDAGVNMYHHFCDFVNLYISQHLNNSFSRDINLVMWDTSLYGYGDLFSETWQAFTDYDIIHLKNFDSKRISDCHSEGLFKAFSQHVLYRLGVSQDGPKEGQVRVTLLARSTEYRRIINQQELINALKTVPLFEVKLVDYKYKEMPFLEQIRVTHNSDIFIGMHGAGLTHLLFLPDWAVIFELYNCQDESCYRDLARLRGVHYMTWQKRDKVFPQDKGHHPTLGEHPKFTNYIFDVEELMRLVLLAAEHVTRHPAWRAKQARDEL; the protein is encoded by the exons ATGCTGCTGCTGGTAGCTCTGTGCCTGGTCTGCACTTATAAAACCATCTCGGCCGCAGACAGCGGGCAGGACAGCAGCCACACGCCACAGCTGGACTACAGCAGCCTGGCGCTGCCTCAGCAACATATTCCTTTCTTTCTGCATAACAACAAACGACTGGCCAAACTCTGCAAGGAGGACCCACTTTGCCCTTTTaaa GATGCTCTGCTGCTCAAGAAGGCCTGCTGGGGTTATGAAAAGAGCTGCTCCCCTGAGCACAGGTTCAGCTATCCTGTGTGCACCAGTCTTGACTCGGGATG GGCAAACTCTATTCAGGCAGCCCAGGAACTCTTTTGGAAGCAGGCAGATTTTGGTTATGTGAGGGAGCGTCTCAGTGAGATGAAGACTTTGTGCAAGCCGTTGACTCCT GGTGATTCCTCTCTGAAGTGCACCAGTCATATGCGGTTCTGCAGGGCCATAAACCTATACCTGGACTTGAGGAGTCCCCGCAGAGGTCATGAGAG GTATAAAGAGGATTTCCTGGAACAGGGTGAGATCGGTGGTCACTGCAGCCTTAATAGTAAAGCACTAGCTGCAGAAGGGACACACAAGAGTCCTCTTCAGTCTTG gtTTGCTGAACTGGAGACATACTCAGAGCTTGACTTCCACCCCCTGAATGATGGCCACTGTGATGTTATAATCGACAGACCAACCGTCTTCATGAAGCTGGATGCAg GAGTGAACATGTACCATCATTTCTGTGACTTTGTCAATCTCTACATTTCTCAGCACCTCAACAATTCCTTCAGCCGTGACATAAACCTTGTCATGTGGGACACA AGTTTGTATGGATATGGCGACCTGTTCAGCGAAACGTGGCAGGCTTTTACCGATTATGACATCATTCACCTCAAAAACTTTGACTCCAAAAGG ATCTCTGACTGCCACAGCGAGGGGCTGTTCAAGGCGTTTTCCCAGCATGTACTTTATCGACTTGGTGTCTCACAAGATGGACCAAAG GAGGGCCAAGTCCGTGTCACACTGTTGGCAAGAAGCACTGAGTACCGTAGGATAATAAACCAGCAGGAG cttaTCAATGCCCTGAAGACTGTGCCTTTATTCGAGGTCAAGCTGGTGGATTACAAATACAA GGAGATGCCATTTCTGGAGCAGATCCGCGTCACGCACAACTCTGATATCTTCATTGGGATGCATGGAGCCGGACTGACCCACCTCCTCTTTCTTCCCGACTGGGCTGTCATATTTGAATT ATACAACTGTCAAGATGAGAGCTGCTACCGTGATCTGGCCCGACTGAGGGGAGTCCATTACATGACTTGGCAGAAAAGGGACAAAGTGTTCCCCCAGGATAAG GGTCATCATCCTACTCTTGGGGAACATCCTAAGTTTACAAACTACATTTTTGATGTAGAGGAGCTCATGCGGTTAGTCCTTCTTGCGGCTGAACATGTGACCCGGCACCCGGCATGGCGCGCAAAACAGGCCCGAGATGAACTGTAG
- the LOC109061210 gene encoding EGF domain-specific O-linked N-acetylglucosamine transferase-like isoform X1, producing the protein MLLLVALCLVCTYKTISAADSGQDSSHTPQLDYSSLALPQQHIPFFLHNNKRLAKLCKEDPLCPFKDALLLKKACWGYEKSCSPEHRFSYPVCTSLDSGWANSIQAAQELFWKQADFGYVRERLSEMKTLCKPLTPGDSSLKCTSHMRFCRAINLYLDLRSPRRGHERYKEDFLEQGEIGGHCSLNSKALAAEGTHKSPLQSWFAELETYSELDFHPLNDGHCDVIIDRPTVFMKLDAGVNMYHHFCDFVNLYISQHLNNSFSRDINLVMWDTSLYGYGDLFSETWQAFTDYDIIHLKNFDSKRVCFRDAFFSLLPRMRYGLFYNTPLISDCHSEGLFKAFSQHVLYRLGVSQDGPKEGQVRVTLLARSTEYRRIINQQELINALKTVPLFEVKLVDYKYKEMPFLEQIRVTHNSDIFIGMHGAGLTHLLFLPDWAVIFELYNCQDESCYRDLARLRGVHYMTWQKRDKVFPQDKGHHPTLGEHPKFTNYIFDVEELMRLVLLAAEHVTRHPAWRAKQARDEL; encoded by the exons ATGCTGCTGCTGGTAGCTCTGTGCCTGGTCTGCACTTATAAAACCATCTCGGCCGCAGACAGCGGGCAGGACAGCAGCCACACGCCACAGCTGGACTACAGCAGCCTGGCGCTGCCTCAGCAACATATTCCTTTCTTTCTGCATAACAACAAACGACTGGCCAAACTCTGCAAGGAGGACCCACTTTGCCCTTTTaaa GATGCTCTGCTGCTCAAGAAGGCCTGCTGGGGTTATGAAAAGAGCTGCTCCCCTGAGCACAGGTTCAGCTATCCTGTGTGCACCAGTCTTGACTCGGGATG GGCAAACTCTATTCAGGCAGCCCAGGAACTCTTTTGGAAGCAGGCAGATTTTGGTTATGTGAGGGAGCGTCTCAGTGAGATGAAGACTTTGTGCAAGCCGTTGACTCCT GGTGATTCCTCTCTGAAGTGCACCAGTCATATGCGGTTCTGCAGGGCCATAAACCTATACCTGGACTTGAGGAGTCCCCGCAGAGGTCATGAGAG GTATAAAGAGGATTTCCTGGAACAGGGTGAGATCGGTGGTCACTGCAGCCTTAATAGTAAAGCACTAGCTGCAGAAGGGACACACAAGAGTCCTCTTCAGTCTTG gtTTGCTGAACTGGAGACATACTCAGAGCTTGACTTCCACCCCCTGAATGATGGCCACTGTGATGTTATAATCGACAGACCAACCGTCTTCATGAAGCTGGATGCAg GAGTGAACATGTACCATCATTTCTGTGACTTTGTCAATCTCTACATTTCTCAGCACCTCAACAATTCCTTCAGCCGTGACATAAACCTTGTCATGTGGGACACA AGTTTGTATGGATATGGCGACCTGTTCAGCGAAACGTGGCAGGCTTTTACCGATTATGACATCATTCACCTCAAAAACTTTGACTCCAAAAGG GTGTGTTTCAGAGATGCGTTTTTCTCACTCCTTCCAAGAATGCGATATGGCCTTTTCTACAACACTCCTCTT ATCTCTGACTGCCACAGCGAGGGGCTGTTCAAGGCGTTTTCCCAGCATGTACTTTATCGACTTGGTGTCTCACAAGATGGACCAAAG GAGGGCCAAGTCCGTGTCACACTGTTGGCAAGAAGCACTGAGTACCGTAGGATAATAAACCAGCAGGAG cttaTCAATGCCCTGAAGACTGTGCCTTTATTCGAGGTCAAGCTGGTGGATTACAAATACAA GGAGATGCCATTTCTGGAGCAGATCCGCGTCACGCACAACTCTGATATCTTCATTGGGATGCATGGAGCCGGACTGACCCACCTCCTCTTTCTTCCCGACTGGGCTGTCATATTTGAATT ATACAACTGTCAAGATGAGAGCTGCTACCGTGATCTGGCCCGACTGAGGGGAGTCCATTACATGACTTGGCAGAAAAGGGACAAAGTGTTCCCCCAGGATAAG GGTCATCATCCTACTCTTGGGGAACATCCTAAGTTTACAAACTACATTTTTGATGTAGAGGAGCTCATGCGGTTAGTCCTTCTTGCGGCTGAACATGTGACCCGGCACCCGGCATGGCGCGCAAAACAGGCCCGAGATGAACTGTAG